CGGCGCGGTCCGCCTCCCGGGGTCGGGTCAGCTCCAGGGGACCGCGGCACAGCTCCCGGCCGTCGACGGTCCGACCGACCAGCTCGTAGCCGTAGGTGATCCCCGGCGCCGCGTCGCGGTCGAGGAAGCGGTGGACGCCACCGGGCAGCTCGACCAACTCGACGCCGTCGCGCCTCACGCTCCAGCTTGACAATCCCTCGTCGGACTCCGGCGTCCATTCCAGCAGCAGGCCGTCGTCGACGGCCCGGCCGTCCAGGACGACCTCGTCGGCGGCGTACTCGAGCCCCTCACCTTCGGTGACCGTCAGCCGGCTGTCGGCGGGGACGGCTGAGTAATCCTCGACCAGGCCCGAGGGCCACCAAATGCGCAGGTCGACGGCGTCGTCGTCGCCCAGGCCGAACTCCAGGGTGGGATCCTCGTCGCCGTGAAGCCCGCCCCCCGCCGTGCGCTGGTCCCAGCACTCACCGTCGTCGAGGGTCACCCGCACCCGGGCGCCCACGGCGGCGCTGTTGGATTCCACGCCGACGAGGTTCAGGCAGAGGTAGCCACCCGGCGCCTCGTCGTTACGCAGCAAACGGTTGTCGAAGTGACCGGCCAGGTAGACGTCGAGGTCGCCGTCGAGATCGAAGTCGGACCAGGCCACGCCGAAGGAATCCCAGGGCTTGTCGATGTTCAGCGCGGCGGCGGTATCGGTGAAGGTGCCGTCGCCGTCGTTGCGATACATGGCGTTGTCGCTGACGTGGCTGGCGGCGAAGATGTCCCGTCGGCCGTCGCGGTCGTAGTCGATGAACCAGGCCCCGCGGCCGTCGCCATAGCAGGCCACGCCGGCGCCGCCGGTCACGTCGGTGAAGGTGCCGTCGCCGTCGTTGCGGTACAGCCGGTGGTAGTCGGGCGAGAAGGGCAGCTCGCCGATATTGCAGACGTAGATATCCAGCCAGCCGTCGCCGTTGTAATCGCCGACGTCGAGCCCCGAGGGATCGCTGCCGGGATTGGACACCCCGGCCTGGGCGGTGGCGTCGCTGAAGGTACCGTCGCCCTCGTTGCGCCAGAGGGCGCTTTGCGGATCGTGGGGCAGGTAGATGTCCAGCCAACCGTCGTTGTCGTAGTCGAAAGCCGCGGCGGACCAGTCTGCGGTCGCCGAAGCCAGCCCGGCCGCGGCGGTGACCTCGCTGAAGGCGCTTGCGCTGTTGCGGAACAGGCGACAGTCGTAACCGGCGGCGAAGAGGTCCAGCTCGCCGTCGTTGTCATAATCGAAGAACAGCACCTTGGAGGCCGGAACGCCGCCGAGGCCCAGGGCGGCGGTGACGTTGGCGAAGGTCCCGGCGCCGTCGTTGCGATAAACCACGACGTCGCCGTTCTCGCCGGCCAGGTCGAGATCGCCGTCGCCGTCGAAATCGACCAGGGTCAGCGAGCTCAGGTAACCGTTGACGCCGCAGGAACCGCTGACATCGGTGAAGGTGCCGTCGCCGTCGTTGGTATAGACGAAGACGGAGTAATCCGGATAGTTGCGGCTGATTACCAGGTCGGGCAGGCCGTCGCCGCTGAAATCGCCGAAAGCGGCGGCGGCGCCCAGGCCGCTCATCCCCACCCCGGCGGGGCCGGTGACCTCGGTGAAGTGCTGGGCGGCGAACAGCGGCGGGGCGGCGGCCAGCAGGATGATAACGCTCAAGGGGGCCAAGGGAAGTCGTGACATCGCTGTCCTCGTCGTTGGCGGCGGCTGTAGTAGCCGTTGAAGTCGAGCAGGTCGCTGCGGCCTCCGGGACAGGATAACCCGGTGTGGCGCATAAAATCAACTTGGATAACAGCGGGCCTCAGAGACCGGCGGCCTGGGCCCGGGCGCGCAGCCGGGTCTGGGCGCCGAAGAAGCGCTGCATCATCGCATTGACCAGCCGCCGGCCGCGGGGTCCGACGTCCCAGGGACGGCCGTCGTTGAGCCCCAGCAGGCGCCAAAGCGCCCCGGCGAGGTGGACCCGCCGAGAGGGCGCAGCGCCCATACGGCGACGCAGAGCGGTCGTCGAGCCGCCGCCGCCGAAGAGGAAACCCAACAGCAGGTAGGCCTCGCGTTCCCAGGGCGCCGCCGCGCGGCGGCGAACTACGGCGCTGCGGTCCGCGGCCAGGAGTTCGCCGTAGCGGCGCAGATTGAAGGTGTTGTGGTGGAAGACGCCGTCGTAGTAACCGACGGCGCCGCAACCCGCGGCCAGGTACTCCGGACTCTCGATCAGGTATTCGGCCCGGGTACCGGCGCCGGCGGCGAAGCACCAGCTCGTCACCGATCGCCAGCCCCGCCCGTTCAGCTCTTCGTCGATGACGCGATAGAGGTCATCGGCGCGGCCGAGGTCGGGATCGAGGGCCGGACCCCGCTCACCGCCGCGCACCAGGGGCGGCATCAGCGGATTGAAGGTGATCTGGTCGACGCCGGTGGCCACGGCGGCGGCGATGTCGCGGCGCAGCACGGCGGCGGTCTGGGCGGGATGATTGTAGAGCAGATCGAGCTGCAAAGTGGAGAAGCGTCCCCGGGCCTGAGCCAGGCGGCGGCGGAGCTCGTCGGGCGGCAGACCGTCGCGCCCGAGGAGGCGCAGCAGACGGGCATCGAAGCTCTGGACGCCGACGGAGAGACGCTCGACGCGGCCGCGGACCAGCAGCTCCAACAGCTCCGCGGTAACGTCGGCCGGGTAGGTCTCGACGGAGACGGGCAGGTCGGGCTGTCGGCGCTGGAGCAGCTCCAGCAGGCGCTCCAGCTCGTCGGGCAGGATCGTCGGGGTGCCGCCGCCGATGTAGACCTCGCTGAAGCTGAAACCGGCTTCGAAGAGCTGCT
This is a stretch of genomic DNA from Candidatus Coatesbacteria bacterium. It encodes these proteins:
- a CDS encoding radical SAM protein, coding for MSMQLLIRAAAALVGLAGRRLMRMDPAGDWIPRPGCGRPPALYVHIPFCAAPCDFCAFHRFAFREAPARAYHAALRRELEQLFEAGFSFSEVYIGGGTPTILPDELERLLELLQRRQPDLPVSVETYPADVTAELLELLVRGRVERLSVGVQSFDARLLRLLGRDGLPPDELRRRLAQARGRFSTLQLDLLYNHPAQTAAVLRRDIAAAVATGVDQITFNPLMPPLVRGGERGPALDPDLGRADDLYRVIDEELNGRGWRSVTSWCFAAGAGTRAEYLIESPEYLAAGCGAVGYYDGVFHHNTFNLRRYGELLAADRSAVVRRRAAAPWEREAYLLLGFLFGGGGSTTALRRRMGAAPSRRVHLAGALWRLLGLNDGRPWDVGPRGRRLVNAMMQRFFGAQTRLRARAQAAGL